Proteins encoded in a region of the Anoxybacillus amylolyticus genome:
- the bioF gene encoding 8-amino-7-oxononanoate synthase — MWHDFHVQLDELAEKAQKRKLYEADSDGCFVWMDGKKLFNLASNNYLGLANDERLIEASVRAAKTYGAGATASRLIVGNFSLYQEAEAALAEWKGSEAALIVNSGYTANVGILSAIAGRGAVIFSDKWNHASIVDGAILSRADVKRYRHNDIDHLEALLQKTDKQKRKIIVTDTVFSMDGDIAPLCELVRLKEAYGALLVVDEAHASGVYGEKGEGLAHHLGIAEQVDLQMGTFSKALGAFGAYVAGKKVLIDYLINHMRSFIFTTALPPAVLGAIRAAVAVVQEAHERRRQLHELSFYFRTRLQALGFDTGRSITQIVPVIVGDNERAVRFSRHLQERGIAAVAIRPPTVPEGTARIRFSLMATMTKEQLDWALAQIAAVGKEMKVIS; from the coding sequence TTGTGGCATGATTTTCACGTACAGCTAGACGAACTAGCCGAAAAAGCACAAAAACGGAAGCTTTACGAGGCAGATTCGGACGGCTGTTTTGTATGGATGGATGGAAAAAAGCTGTTTAATTTAGCGTCGAACAATTATTTAGGGCTAGCAAACGACGAACGACTTATCGAAGCAAGCGTTCGTGCAGCAAAAACGTACGGAGCCGGTGCGACCGCCTCGCGCTTAATCGTCGGCAATTTTTCGCTTTATCAAGAAGCCGAAGCGGCACTAGCCGAATGGAAAGGAAGCGAAGCGGCGCTTATCGTCAATAGCGGCTATACGGCTAACGTCGGCATTCTTTCGGCGATAGCGGGACGGGGCGCGGTTATTTTTAGCGATAAATGGAATCATGCAAGCATTGTCGATGGAGCGATTTTAAGCCGCGCCGACGTGAAACGGTATCGCCATAACGACATCGATCATTTAGAAGCACTTTTGCAAAAAACGGATAAGCAAAAACGCAAAATCATTGTGACGGATACGGTTTTTAGCATGGATGGTGATATTGCGCCATTGTGTGAGCTTGTCCGTCTGAAAGAAGCGTACGGAGCGCTACTTGTCGTTGACGAAGCGCACGCAAGCGGTGTGTACGGCGAAAAAGGCGAAGGTCTTGCCCACCATCTTGGCATCGCCGAGCAAGTCGATCTTCAAATGGGCACATTTAGTAAAGCGCTTGGGGCGTTTGGCGCATATGTAGCTGGAAAAAAAGTGCTCATCGACTATTTGATTAACCATATGCGTTCATTCATCTTTACGACCGCCCTTCCACCGGCGGTGCTCGGAGCGATCCGCGCAGCGGTAGCTGTTGTTCAAGAAGCGCACGAACGGCGCAGACAGCTTCACGAATTAAGCTTCTATTTCCGCACGCGCCTGCAAGCGCTCGGGTTTGATACCGGACGAAGCATCACCCAAATCGTGCCTGTCATCGTCGGGGATAACGAACGGGCTGTGCGATTCAGCCGTCATTTGCAAGAACGGGGGATTGCTGCGGTGGCGATTCGTCCGCCGACGGTTCCAGAAGGCACAGCGCGCATTCGCTTTTCGCTAATGGCGACGATGACGAAAGAGCAGCTTGATTGGGCGCTTGCTCAAATTGCAGCAGTCGGAAAAGAAATGAAGGTGATTTCATGA
- a CDS encoding diguanylate cyclase, translated as MTARNLRNKKSVLAVARDITKRKEAEEQLKKANDLLQRISSLDGLTGIYNRRTFDDYLSREWRLAARNKTPISLIMLDIDFFKSFNDTYGHQRGDECLQQVAKTLEQTLKRPTDLVARYGGEEFAVILPSTDLNGAYTVAEQLRKNVEALHIPHAGSLISRYVTISLGVATMKPASASDDGKQLIALADEGLYKAKQNGRNRVGTSFR; from the coding sequence ATGACCGCTCGCAATTTGCGCAATAAAAAAAGCGTGCTTGCCGTTGCCCGCGATATTACGAAGCGAAAAGAAGCGGAAGAACAGCTAAAAAAAGCAAACGACTTATTGCAGCGCATTTCGTCGCTCGATGGGCTAACGGGCATTTATAACCGGCGGACGTTTGACGACTATTTATCTCGGGAGTGGAGACTTGCGGCGCGAAACAAAACGCCGATTTCGCTCATTATGCTTGATATCGACTTTTTTAAATCGTTTAACGATACGTACGGCCACCAGCGTGGAGATGAGTGTTTGCAGCAAGTGGCAAAAACGTTAGAGCAAACGCTTAAGCGGCCGACCGACCTTGTCGCTCGTTATGGCGGAGAGGAATTTGCAGTGATTTTGCCAAGCACTGATTTAAACGGCGCGTATACAGTGGCAGAGCAGCTACGGAAAAACGTTGAAGCGCTGCATATTCCGCACGCCGGCTCTCTCATTAGCCGCTACGTCACGATTAGTTTAGGAGTGGCGACAATGAAACCGGCAAGCGCTTCCGATGATGGGAAACAGCTCATCGCTCTTGCCGATGAAGGGTTATATAAAGCAAAACAAAATGGCCGAAACCGCGTTGGGACGTCGTTTCGCTAA
- a CDS encoding winged helix-turn-helix transcriptional regulator → MKLLSKRWVGLIVSQLLEGKRRFSEIEASLPISGKLLSERLKELEEAGIVERNVYPETPVRIEYVLTEKGKALKPVMEAIERWAQTWESNKDGSRQ, encoded by the coding sequence ATGAAATTACTTAGCAAACGCTGGGTTGGGCTCATCGTTAGCCAATTACTAGAAGGAAAACGGCGGTTTTCAGAAATTGAAGCCTCTTTGCCGATTAGTGGAAAGTTATTGTCAGAACGATTGAAAGAATTAGAAGAAGCAGGAATTGTCGAACGTAACGTTTATCCGGAAACGCCGGTGCGGATTGAATATGTACTAACGGAAAAAGGAAAAGCGCTCAAGCCAGTGATGGAAGCGATTGAACGCTGGGCGCAAACGTGGGAATCTAACAAAGACGGAAGTAGGCAATGA
- a CDS encoding flavin monoamine oxidase family protein, protein MYSYVFPKLSYDKMLEIIWSGLPKTNIPKKIIIVGAGMAGLVAASLLKQAGHRVTVLEASERVGGRIYTLRSNFREDQYLEAGAMRIPYTHSLTMAYIKKFNLPINPFINSTPNDILYLRGIKTRLNIYEQTPDIFGFPVAGHEKGKTASQLLQMSIRPVTEYISQNPAKHWPIMIKELDKYSLDTYLRYNPFGPRLSRGAIDMIKAVLSLEGFPELSFLEMLRELMVLFTPNMKFYEITGGNDLLPKALAAQLKENILYGQKVRKIEQHNEQVTVHAIHTKILEPFQVTGDVTIITIPFSVLQFVEIEPRNSFSEEKWKAIRELHYVGSTKTGIQFKNRFWEKEGMFGGKTISDLPITYTQYPSHGIGKPGPGVVLASYTWEDDTIPWDSLSDENRLEYTLKNLAMIHGKQVYREFETGLSHSWVRYPYSGGAFTMFKPQQVTELSPYIGTPEGRVYFAGEHASTTHGWIQGAIESGIHAAYEVNNLPKTYNE, encoded by the coding sequence ATGTATAGCTATGTGTTCCCAAAATTGTCTTATGACAAGATGCTTGAAATCATCTGGAGTGGTCTTCCGAAAACAAACATTCCAAAAAAAATTATTATTGTAGGAGCAGGAATGGCTGGACTTGTGGCAGCTTCTTTGCTTAAACAGGCAGGGCACCGTGTGACCGTGCTGGAAGCTTCCGAGCGAGTTGGCGGTCGAATTTATACACTTCGTTCAAATTTTCGTGAAGACCAATACTTAGAAGCTGGAGCTATGCGCATCCCATATACACACTCCTTGACAATGGCCTATATCAAAAAATTTAATTTACCGATAAACCCGTTTATTAATAGCACTCCCAATGATATCCTCTATCTTCGCGGAATCAAAACACGTCTCAACATTTACGAACAAACCCCTGATATATTTGGATTTCCCGTTGCGGGGCATGAAAAAGGGAAAACAGCATCACAATTGCTACAAATGTCAATTCGCCCTGTGACAGAATATATTAGCCAAAATCCAGCAAAACACTGGCCAATTATGATTAAAGAGCTTGATAAGTATTCATTAGATACTTATTTAAGATATAATCCGTTTGGTCCTAGATTGTCGCGTGGAGCAATTGATATGATTAAAGCTGTCCTTTCCTTAGAAGGATTTCCGGAGCTTTCTTTTCTTGAGATGCTTCGCGAACTGATGGTACTATTTACCCCAAATATGAAATTTTATGAGATTACAGGTGGTAACGACCTATTGCCAAAAGCATTGGCTGCGCAACTAAAAGAAAATATCCTATACGGACAAAAAGTGCGAAAAATTGAACAACATAATGAACAAGTCACTGTTCATGCTATCCATACAAAAATTTTAGAACCGTTTCAGGTGACAGGAGATGTAACAATTATCACTATTCCTTTCTCTGTTTTGCAATTTGTCGAAATCGAACCTAGAAATTCTTTTTCCGAAGAAAAGTGGAAAGCTATTCGCGAACTTCACTATGTCGGGTCGACTAAAACCGGCATTCAATTTAAAAATAGATTTTGGGAAAAAGAAGGAATGTTTGGAGGGAAAACAATATCTGATCTCCCTATCACCTATACACAATATCCAAGCCACGGAATCGGTAAACCGGGACCTGGAGTAGTTTTAGCCAGTTATACGTGGGAGGATGATACCATCCCTTGGGATAGCTTAAGTGACGAAAATCGATTAGAATACACCCTTAAAAATTTAGCTATGATACATGGCAAACAAGTTTATCGAGAATTTGAAACAGGATTAAGCCATAGTTGGGTGCGCTATCCTTATTCTGGAGGAGCATTTACAATGTTTAAGCCTCAACAAGTCACAGAACTATCGCCATACATAGGGACTCCTGAAGGAAGAGTGTATTTTGCAGGGGAACATGCCTCAACAACACATGGATGGATTCAAGGAGCGATTGAATCAGGGATACACGCTGCCTATGAAGTAAATAATTTACCTAAGACATACAACGAATAA
- a CDS encoding alpha/beta fold hydrolase yields the protein MNTVFLPGWGMKGEVFSPLVEALAPPTCTVVEWEGIEAVECFRKRAEQALAAPSLLIGWSLGTLVALEMAHAFPERVTKLVLISGTSRFVADNDYPSGWHSRIVERMKKQLKKHPEETLTSFGSSLWAEGETGDISEVMHRDRLEELTIGLDYLVTADARPWLSQLHMPVLLLHGENDGICPPEAARYIAERVPNAKFVLLPNTGHVPFWTKTRECTYSIRTWGGEIDD from the coding sequence ATGAATACTGTTTTCCTTCCAGGCTGGGGGATGAAGGGGGAGGTTTTTTCGCCACTTGTAGAGGCGTTGGCGCCACCAACATGTACAGTCGTCGAATGGGAAGGGATTGAGGCGGTTGAGTGTTTTCGCAAGCGAGCGGAACAGGCGCTTGCTGCTCCATCGCTTCTTATCGGTTGGTCGCTCGGGACGCTAGTTGCCTTAGAAATGGCGCATGCATTTCCCGAGCGTGTCACGAAACTTGTACTTATCAGCGGTACGAGCCGGTTTGTGGCTGATAATGATTACCCGTCCGGATGGCATTCGCGTATCGTCGAGCGGATGAAAAAGCAGCTAAAAAAACATCCAGAAGAAACGCTTACCTCGTTTGGCTCGTCGTTATGGGCGGAAGGGGAAACGGGCGACATTTCCGAGGTGATGCATCGCGACCGTCTTGAAGAACTAACGATTGGCCTGGACTATTTAGTGACCGCCGATGCGCGTCCGTGGCTTTCACAATTGCACATGCCAGTGCTTCTTTTGCACGGAGAAAACGATGGGATTTGCCCGCCGGAAGCAGCGCGTTATATCGCAGAACGTGTGCCTAATGCTAAATTTGTCCTTCTTCCGAATACCGGGCATGTGCCGTTTTGGACAAAAACGAGGGAATGCACCTATTCGATTCGAACATGGGGAGGTGAAATCGATGATTGA
- a CDS encoding MGDG synthase family glycosyltransferase codes for MSKKVLILSEAIGSGHTKAAEALVQGISYLAPSIQTKILEVGQILHPLSTRLLLNTYLKIIARSPSLWGKMYRYKQSKPLSDWEKFLIYQLFHRQIEVLLEQENPDCIICTHPFTSSSASRLKRRGYRFTLCSVITDFHVHGAWVHREVDVYLVSSEEVQRQLVRMGVSKNRIVVTGLPIRSNFWTKKNKQEMRKKLKLKNIPTVIIMGGGLGLGGIQQLAYSLLKWKEKIQVIICTGFNETLRTELLREVMFHHPHFHILEFVHHIDEWMEAADLLITKSGGLTCFEALSTGLPMCIYQPIPGHEEKNCDFLINNHLAIKIEDMNHMDVLIEKLLFSPQELEFLHNQIRQFQQKIDPLASAKFIVNQLIP; via the coding sequence GTGAGTAAGAAAGTATTAATACTATCTGAAGCCATTGGCAGTGGTCATACAAAAGCTGCCGAAGCGTTAGTGCAAGGAATTTCTTATTTAGCACCTTCCATTCAAACAAAAATTTTAGAGGTAGGACAAATTCTCCACCCTCTTTCTACTAGGTTGTTACTTAATACATACCTTAAAATAATCGCTCGTTCTCCTTCATTATGGGGAAAAATGTATCGTTATAAACAAAGCAAACCTCTGTCTGATTGGGAAAAATTTCTTATTTACCAATTGTTTCATCGACAAATTGAAGTTCTTCTTGAACAAGAAAACCCTGACTGTATTATTTGCACCCATCCGTTTACCAGCTCGTCTGCCTCTCGACTAAAGAGGAGGGGGTATAGGTTTACTCTTTGCTCGGTAATTACTGATTTTCATGTTCATGGGGCATGGGTTCATCGAGAGGTAGATGTATATTTAGTGTCCAGTGAAGAGGTGCAGCGCCAATTAGTTAGGATGGGGGTTTCCAAAAATCGCATTGTAGTAACAGGGTTGCCAATACGATCTAATTTTTGGACAAAGAAAAACAAACAAGAAATGCGAAAAAAATTAAAATTGAAAAATATTCCTACTGTCATCATCATGGGAGGGGGATTAGGATTAGGCGGAATCCAGCAACTTGCTTATTCTCTGTTGAAATGGAAAGAAAAAATTCAGGTTATCATCTGTACAGGATTTAACGAAACGCTAAGAACGGAATTGCTAAGGGAGGTAATGTTCCATCACCCTCATTTTCATATTTTAGAATTCGTTCATCACATTGACGAATGGATGGAAGCTGCTGATTTACTTATTACAAAATCGGGGGGATTGACTTGTTTTGAGGCGTTATCAACAGGTCTGCCTATGTGTATATATCAACCAATCCCTGGTCATGAAGAAAAAAATTGCGATTTTTTAATCAATAATCATTTAGCTATAAAAATTGAAGATATGAATCACATGGATGTTTTAATCGAAAAATTACTTTTTTCTCCACAGGAATTGGAGTTTTTACACAACCAAATAAGACAATTCCAACAAAAAATCGATCCATTAGCAAGTGCTAAATTTATTGTTAATCAGCTTATTCCGTAA
- a CDS encoding PAS domain S-box protein — MTVLGEPIHGLYKQLIDALPDGMLLHQHGRILYINEKGCKLLRAKYKTDVIGRPVSDFFPDGALINGTKTGFHEQTLITSDGTPIAVEAASMKVTSQETTVIHILFRPHQDIYHELVNHSPDAIIAHCDEKIVLINDAAQQLYGITSKQEVIGKSIYSFLHPDDHDSVRHCLEQMCHHNRPLLNVKQRHIVNGKTVEVELSCAPFTLHGKTAFQLIVRDITERPQLEQTLQLYAKVIEHTSQGVMITDRYHRILFVNRAFTTITGYEANEAIGQTPKILRSHKHDEHFYANMHLLLEQTGEWQGEIWNRRKDGSVYPQLLHINAVKNETNEVTSYVAIFSNITEQKMVESALRESEHRYRKLVHLSPDAVIVTRHGTILFANPAAAKMFHMLHRKQLIGKQLTEFIHPDDRKAFQKHLDPLSYHPLHNFMEARIIYPAGTTTIIEAIAVPIMYQGLPSTLAILRDVTERKKMEQTLRQNSEQYRFITENSTDMIINVSLTGKILYVSPACYYMLGYTQEELLERSIFDFVHPEDRHSIANMSFQTSDPVNVLTICFRVRKKKRRVRLARDDRSQFAQ, encoded by the coding sequence ATGACAGTACTAGGAGAACCGATTCATGGTCTATATAAACAGTTGATTGATGCCTTGCCTGACGGGATGCTTCTTCATCAACATGGGCGGATTCTTTATATCAATGAAAAAGGATGTAAACTACTTCGCGCCAAATATAAAACCGATGTCATTGGCAGACCGGTGAGCGATTTTTTCCCAGACGGAGCGCTAATAAACGGTACAAAGACGGGGTTTCACGAACAGACGCTCATCACCTCTGATGGTACACCGATTGCTGTAGAAGCAGCTTCTATGAAAGTCACTTCACAAGAAACGACGGTTATACATATTTTGTTTCGACCACATCAAGACATTTACCACGAGCTAGTCAACCATTCTCCTGATGCCATTATCGCTCATTGTGATGAAAAAATTGTATTAATCAATGATGCCGCGCAGCAACTGTATGGGATTACGAGTAAACAAGAAGTCATTGGAAAGTCGATTTATTCCTTTTTGCATCCAGACGATCATGATAGCGTGAGACATTGCCTTGAACAAATGTGTCATCATAACCGACCGCTATTAAATGTAAAACAGCGACATATCGTCAACGGGAAAACGGTCGAAGTCGAATTGTCCTGCGCGCCGTTTACTTTACACGGAAAAACAGCGTTCCAACTCATTGTCCGTGACATTACCGAGCGGCCACAGCTCGAACAAACGTTGCAGCTGTATGCGAAAGTCATTGAACATACGAGTCAAGGCGTCATGATTACCGATCGATATCACCGCATCCTTTTCGTCAACCGCGCATTTACGACCATTACTGGATATGAAGCGAACGAAGCGATCGGGCAAACACCGAAAATTTTGCGTTCTCATAAACATGACGAACATTTTTACGCCAATATGCACCTATTGCTTGAACAAACAGGCGAATGGCAAGGAGAGATTTGGAACAGGCGAAAAGATGGGTCTGTCTACCCACAACTTCTCCACATTAACGCGGTGAAAAATGAGACGAACGAAGTAACGAGTTATGTAGCGATTTTCTCGAACATCACCGAACAAAAAATGGTTGAAAGTGCACTAAGAGAAAGCGAACATCGCTACCGAAAACTTGTTCATTTATCTCCAGATGCGGTGATTGTCACAAGGCATGGGACGATTTTGTTTGCCAATCCAGCAGCGGCGAAAATGTTTCATATGCTTCATCGGAAACAGCTCATAGGGAAACAGTTAACGGAATTTATCCATCCCGATGACCGAAAAGCGTTTCAAAAACATTTAGATCCGTTGTCGTACCATCCGCTGCATAACTTTATGGAAGCGCGGATTATCTATCCTGCCGGCACGACAACGATCATTGAAGCCATTGCTGTGCCGATTATGTACCAAGGTTTGCCGTCTACGTTAGCGATTCTCCGCGACGTCACCGAACGAAAAAAAATGGAGCAAACGCTGCGGCAAAATAGCGAGCAATACCGATTTATTACCGAAAATTCAACTGATATGATTATTAACGTGTCATTGACCGGAAAAATTTTGTACGTATCCCCGGCATGTTATTACATGCTCGGCTATACGCAAGAAGAATTACTTGAACGGTCGATTTTTGACTTCGTTCATCCAGAAGATAGGCACTCGATTGCTAACATGTCATTTCAAACATCCGATCCAGTCAATGTATTAACGATTTGCTTTCGCGTTCGCAAAAAAAAACGGCGCGTTCGTTTGGCTCGAGATGACCGCTCGCAATTTGCGCAATAA
- a CDS encoding CBO0543 family protein: MDRLILWTLFIIGIALLGVSLFRKPALMKDSLLVFALKAYFSTFFGVFVVEAHMLDYPVRFLPSYFDTSILFEYFLFPIVCVYFYQTTYYSSFGVILWQCALYTAAITIVEVLCEKYTDLIEYHTWTWWYSFLTIFFLSFFVRMIMLVVNKKFSSGTSS, encoded by the coding sequence GTGGATCGATTGATTTTATGGACGTTGTTTATCATCGGAATCGCCTTATTGGGGGTTAGCCTCTTCAGAAAACCGGCGCTTATGAAAGATTCGCTACTTGTGTTTGCATTAAAAGCATATTTTTCGACCTTTTTTGGTGTGTTTGTCGTTGAAGCTCATATGCTCGACTATCCGGTTCGGTTTTTACCTTCGTATTTTGATACGAGCATTTTGTTTGAATATTTTTTGTTTCCAATCGTGTGCGTTTATTTTTACCAAACGACTTACTACTCCTCTTTTGGGGTAATTTTGTGGCAATGCGCGTTATATACAGCGGCGATTACCATTGTGGAAGTACTTTGTGAAAAGTATACGGATTTGATTGAATATCATACATGGACATGGTGGTATTCCTTCCTCACGATTTTTTTTCTCTCTTTTTTCGTTCGCATGATTATGCTCGTTGTCAACAAAAAATTCAGCAGCGGCACAAGCAGCTGA
- a CDS encoding aminopeptidase, with protein sequence MTLEQKLEQYAALAVRTGVNIQQGQTLVVKSPLEAARLVRKIAKKAYEAGAKHVYVEWEDEELSYIKYMHAPEEAFSEYPMWRAQGMEQLAQEGAAFLSIYSPNPDLLKDVDPKRIATFAKTSSEALRNYRSALMADENCWSVISVPTPAWAKKIFPHLSEQEAVDKLWDVIFAVTRVHEENPIQAWEEHNKRLAKVIEYLNEKQYKQLIYEAPGTNLTIELVENHVWHGGAAVSQSGVRFNPNIPTEEVFTMPHKDGVNGTVRNTKPLNYGGNVIDGFTLTFKDGKVVDFTAETGYETLKHLLETDEGARRLGEVALVPHHSPISQSNIIFYNTLFDENAACHLALGKAYPTNIENGATMTQKELAARGGNDSLIHEDFMIGSAELNIDGVTKDGKREPIFRNGNWACDFLA encoded by the coding sequence ATGACATTGGAACAAAAACTTGAACAATATGCAGCACTAGCTGTCCGTACAGGCGTAAACATCCAACAAGGGCAAACGCTTGTCGTAAAATCACCGCTCGAAGCAGCACGGCTTGTTCGTAAAATCGCAAAAAAAGCGTACGAAGCAGGCGCAAAGCACGTGTATGTCGAGTGGGAAGACGAAGAGCTGTCATATATTAAATACATGCACGCACCAGAGGAAGCTTTTTCGGAATACCCGATGTGGCGTGCGCAAGGAATGGAGCAGCTGGCACAAGAAGGAGCAGCATTTTTATCGATTTATTCTCCAAACCCTGACTTATTGAAGGACGTGGATCCGAAACGGATTGCGACGTTTGCGAAAACATCATCGGAAGCGCTGCGAAATTACCGCAGTGCACTAATGGCAGATGAAAACTGCTGGTCGGTTATTTCGGTGCCGACGCCAGCATGGGCGAAAAAAATTTTCCCGCATCTGTCGGAGCAAGAAGCAGTCGATAAGTTATGGGACGTTATTTTTGCCGTTACACGCGTCCATGAAGAAAATCCGATCCAAGCATGGGAAGAGCATAATAAACGACTAGCAAAAGTAATAGAGTACTTGAATGAGAAACAATATAAGCAATTAATTTATGAAGCACCAGGAACGAATTTAACGATCGAGCTTGTCGAAAATCATGTTTGGCATGGCGGAGCAGCCGTTAGCCAAAGCGGGGTTCGGTTTAATCCGAACATTCCGACGGAAGAAGTGTTTACGATGCCGCATAAAGACGGTGTCAACGGGACGGTGCGCAACACAAAACCCCTCAACTACGGCGGGAACGTAATCGATGGGTTTACGTTAACGTTTAAAGATGGAAAAGTCGTTGATTTTACAGCGGAAACGGGATACGAAACGTTGAAGCATTTGCTTGAAACAGATGAAGGGGCCCGCCGGCTAGGGGAAGTGGCGTTAGTGCCGCACCACTCACCGATTTCACAGTCGAATATTATTTTCTACAACACGCTCTTTGATGAAAACGCTGCTTGCCATCTCGCGCTTGGAAAAGCCTACCCGACGAACATTGAAAACGGAGCGACGATGACGCAAAAAGAATTGGCAGCACGCGGCGGAAACGACAGCTTAATTCATGAAGATTTTATGATTGGCTCAGCGGAGTTGAACATCGACGGCGTCACAAAAGACGGCAAGCGTGAACCAATCTTCCGCAACGGAAATTGGGCATGTGACTTCCTTGCTTAA
- a CDS encoding ISL3 family transposase — MYSQFIKELIDLPDVLIQKVRKEEERWIFELSLPEQCPLCPVCLKRTIKMTCKKKQWMHGYAQRIGIFWIELPVERRRCGTCGMTFSTSYPAIAPRSVATDAFQQWVAQSCIGTSIQAVARMLKLPYTTVERWFYTHAPSFLSNEIQPKAVCVDEFAFRKGHDYGVAIMDAETGEVYAIEAGKNEEAIGRALAHVSGSVQYVVSDLAPAMKKAIQGICPEATHVVDYFHVIQLFTDALERCRKYLDKGGKKHGNVRYVCRLLSQCPEKLIEEERQIVREWCNESDYLKSVYQSLQHFRYVSKSKDVQQAKRRLEAWIHRYSFCPCSVVRAIAKSLVKRTDEIISCILSPYSNGKMEGTNNKIKLIKRRGYGYRNIQRFALRVRLETANIL, encoded by the coding sequence ATGTACTCTCAGTTTATCAAAGAACTCATCGATTTACCAGATGTTTTGATTCAAAAGGTACGAAAAGAAGAAGAACGTTGGATTTTCGAACTTTCTCTGCCCGAACAATGCCCGTTATGTCCTGTCTGCTTGAAGCGCACGATCAAAATGACATGCAAAAAGAAGCAATGGATGCATGGCTATGCTCAGCGAATCGGAATTTTTTGGATTGAACTTCCTGTAGAGCGCAGACGTTGTGGTACGTGTGGCATGACATTCAGCACGTCTTATCCAGCCATCGCTCCTCGAAGTGTGGCGACGGATGCTTTTCAGCAATGGGTCGCGCAATCTTGCATCGGAACATCCATTCAGGCAGTGGCTCGTATGCTCAAGCTTCCTTACACGACCGTTGAACGTTGGTTTTATACTCATGCCCCTTCCTTCCTATCGAATGAAATCCAACCAAAGGCGGTTTGTGTCGATGAGTTTGCTTTTCGAAAAGGGCATGACTACGGAGTGGCGATCATGGATGCCGAAACGGGAGAAGTGTATGCCATTGAAGCAGGAAAGAACGAGGAAGCCATTGGACGTGCGTTGGCTCATGTGTCTGGTTCTGTTCAGTATGTCGTGAGCGATTTGGCTCCAGCGATGAAAAAAGCGATTCAAGGGATTTGCCCAGAGGCGACACATGTGGTCGATTATTTCCATGTCATTCAGCTGTTTACAGATGCTTTAGAGCGTTGTCGCAAATATTTAGACAAAGGAGGCAAGAAACATGGAAATGTTCGTTACGTTTGTCGTTTATTGAGCCAATGTCCAGAGAAGCTTATAGAGGAAGAACGTCAAATTGTACGAGAATGGTGTAATGAAAGCGATTACTTAAAGTCTGTCTACCAATCGCTCCAACATTTTCGCTATGTGTCCAAAAGCAAAGACGTGCAACAGGCGAAACGACGTTTGGAGGCTTGGATTCATCGGTATTCGTTTTGTCCTTGTTCGGTTGTGCGTGCCATCGCAAAATCACTCGTCAAACGAACAGACGAAATCATATCGTGCATTTTATCGCCTTATTCGAATGGGAAAATGGAGGGAACGAATAACAAGATCAAGCTGATTAAACGTCGAGGATACGGATACAGAAATATCCAACGTTTTGCATTGCGGGTTCGGTTAGAAACAGCTAACATACTTTAA